The DNA sequence TCTATTGCAGGAACCTAAATTTGGTAGAGCTGACTATCCACAATGAGTTATGGAAAAAATATGGCAAGGGCCAAGTATATTGTCCTACCTGTGTGGCTGATGAATGTCGTTCAGAAGCCAAATTCAAGATCCACATGGAATGGTTTCTAATACCAAAAGAAGACATCGAGAAAGTTTACCACTTGATAAATACCGTATGCATGAAAATAGGATAAGAGAAATATACAAACacataataaaacaaaagaatataaGATAAGAACAGTATTTAAATTATACaaagtaaaaaaatttttcgCCCCTCTCCACTACATACTCAAGTGTTCATATAAGTTGATGGATCAACACCTTCTTCTGGGAACTCAGTAATTTTAACATCAAATCTGCTTTGAATCTTTTCCAAGACTTCTTCGTCCTCCTTGGAAGAGACAAAAGAAACAGCTAACCCCTTGGTACCAAATCTACCAGCTCTACCAACTCTATGCAAGTATTGATCGGCTTCGTTTGGCAAGTCATAGTTAATGGCCAAATTGATTCTCTCAATATCAATACCTCTACCAAAAACATCAGTTGAAACACAGATTCTCTTATTGAATTCTTTGAAAGATCTATatctttcaattctttcttcttgtgGCAAACCAGAATGCACAGCAATCGATGGGAAGTTACAAGCACATaacaatttgttcaattcgTTTGCTCTTCTGGTGGACTTGACGAAAATAATGACTTGGTTGAATTCCAAGGAATCCAACAAATCAGATAATTTTCTattcttctctttctcATCCAATTTTATGTAGTATTGTTGCAAACCATGTAAGGTCAACTTAGCCTCGTCATCAACATAAATTTCCAATGGGTTTTGCATGAATTTTTTACAAACAGGACGGATATCTTGAGATAATGTGGCGGAAAACATCATAACTTGCTTTTGATGAGGAGTTGCACGGAAAATGTCTTGCACATCTCTTCTCATGTCAATGGACTCTAAAACTTTGTCACACTCATCAATAACAAACGACTTGACATTGTTCAATCTGATGGCTTTCTCCTCAACCAAAGCATGTAATCTACCTGGAGTTGCCACTACAATATGTGGACAAGTATCTTtgttcttcaatttttcaatatccCTCTTAATTGGGGTACCACCATAGAACACATCAGTTTTAACATCAGGCATGTACTTGGAAAATCTGGCATATTCATTACGGATTTGATAGGCCAATTCTCTGGTATGACAAATAACCAAAGTGGAAATTTCACCTGGAACTGGATCTAATTGCTGCAATGTTGACAATACAAAAACAGCAGTTTTACCCAAACCAGACTTGGCCTGACACAAAACATCAGTTCCCAAAATGGATTGAGGAATACAAACTTGTTGGACTATAATTGGAAAATGTTAGTAATCAGCGtacaattcaaaaaaaaaaagctcTTATTATTACATACCTTCAGAAGGATGTTCAAACCCACAATCCCCAATTGCTCTCAATAATTCTGGTTTCAATAAAAAGTCTCTGAAACCAGTGGCATGGATTCCAACATAAGATCCTTTCTTATCACtttctttatcattagATTGGCCTTCACCAGAAGCTTGAGTGGTGGTTGAAACAGCAATTTCTTCAGAATCTGAATAATCTAATAACTCTTCTTGACCTTCGTGAGACATGATTGGTTGAGTGTTGGTACGACAAACAGTgattgttgctgttgttgttgtttttttttttttttttgttgctgGTTGCCTTCTtgatagtttttttttccagaTGTTGGCAAAAGTGaactgaaaaaattttgaaaaaaaaaaaaaaaatgaaatctACTGTCGTGTCTCGTGTCCAAATCaaacattattgaaatcgtacattgttttaaaaatcTGAAAAGTTTCTCCAttcctttccttttttcttttttcataaGTCGGAATACTGAAATATGTTTAGAATTGGTACCAGAGTCCCTAGGATACTCCCATATCGTCAATTTACCACCACCCCTACCTTGAGGTTTTTTGACAAAGGTCCTACCGCTGAAGAGCAGGCCCAGGCATTGGCAAAGGTCAGTAAAGTTGTTGCTGAAAACCCAGAGTTGTACAAGTTGATGGTCGAGTTCAAACAAttacttgaaaaaaaaggatTTGAAACAGGAGCCAAACCATCTATGACACAAATGTTCAAGTTGTTGGCTGACAAAGATATCAGAGAACAAGGTGCCAAATTCAAACACTTTTTGGAAACTACAGACACAGGACTAACCCAAAATGAAATCGCAACTGTAAGTGGCGCATTTctattcaaaaataaagatattaaaTAGAGAAAGTGAATTTACTTTTTAGCAAATGAAGCAGATATGTTAGCTGCCTCTTCAACACCTCTAGCAATTGCACTTCTTAATCCGCGATCTTCCATGGTCAACAAGCCACCGATTGTAGTACCACCAGGAGTGCATACTTTGCTCTTTAATGCAGCTGGATGTTCACCAGTTTCCAAGACCATGCGGGCAGTGCCTTCCATCACCTTGGCCGCAGCAACAGATGCTACATCGTATGGCATACCCATTCTAACCGCACCATCTATCATGGACtccatcatcaataaacaaaagGCTGGTCCTGACCCAATCAATGAGGTTGCAATGTCCATGTTCTTCTCGGGAATTTTCACAGTCATACCAACggtatcaatcaatttcattaccAACTCTTGGCTTTCTTCACTGACTTCTGGGGCAAATGCAATTGCTGCAGTACCACAGCCAAATCTAGCTGGGGTGTTGGTCATGACTTTGGCAACATATGGAGTGAAAATAGACAATTCCTTTATAGTTGTCCCTGCCAATAACGagattaataattgtttaccAGTCAATGATTGCTTAACTTCTTCATAAATGCTCTCATACATATATGGCTTGCATCctaaaataataacatCTGCCTCAGTAACTGccttattgttgttttcaaCTCCAGCAGATACATGAACCAATGGTTGATTGGCAAACGTTTCTTTCAAGCTTTGTTCTTGGCTTGGAATAGTACATGCTATAATCTTTTTTGGGTATGGGTCAAATTTAGATTTCAAAATAGCTGATGTTACAGCTGTGCCCATAACACCGCATCCTAATACTGTAATTGTGTAGTCTTTCATGATTGATACTTTGAAAGAACctcaaaaagaaaaaaaagtgaaaaatttcGTGGAGATTTTATACTGATTAGATCTAGCAGGGGCAAGCAAAGCGAGgcgaacaaaaaaaaaaaaaaaaggatgTGCATCATTTCCATTAAAGTTAGGTATCAGCGACAACAAACCCCCAACTATAAGATCCATTGAAATTGCGATTCTGGTTGCATCCAAGTTAGGAAGTCTAATGAAAGGTGATGACACACAACCTAGTAACCACACCTTTGTGAaacatttcttttctttttttaccCTAAAGAAAACCTCCTTGCTGGGTTGTGCTAGTAGACATGTAGAATTGTTTCTTCACTGTCAATGCTTATATGTAGCAAGTAATTAGAAGGAGACTACATTTTCTGTTGGTGCAAATTagagacaaaaaaaaagaagtaaaaaaaaaaaaaaaaaactggtGAGGTAATATCTGGTTGTCCTAAATATAGTTATCCCCGACAAGTCTACATACTTTTGAACAACACTGAAAACTCAGTTGAAATTAGCTTATTTCGTGGACGCATAGGTTGTCAGACcattttgatattaatattgtTCTCATAAAtcataaaatttttttttttttattgatattcTGTAAACGTCAAAGATTGCCAAAGGTTTGCTGTACACCAAGGTATTTCAAAGATGCTGTTTGATAAGAGCTTATTAACTCCATGTCCAGTTTTGACTCCAACAGACAAAGAGTTTAGAGATCCTGTTGGTTATTTATCGAGTGAGAAGGTATCAAAGCTAGGTGCTACCCATGGCATACTTAAGATTATTCCTCCACCAAATTGGAAACCAAGTTTCCACATCAACCCCGACTTTAAGTTCCATGTTCGAAAACAGGTACTTAGTGATTTGGGGATCACAACACGATCTAGAGATTTTTTCAGAGAAAACATTAACCGGTTCTTGAAAATGAGAAGAAAGCGTCAACTCAAGTTGTATTTTGAAGTCCATGGCACCAAAGTGTATTACTATGATTTGTATAGAGAGGTCGAAAATCTTGGTGGAACAATGGATCAAGACAAATGGCAAAAGTTGGGTGTTTGGTTTGGTGTTGAAGCGTCGGCATTAGAACGTGAGTACGATTCTACAATAAAGTATTATGCAACTTATTTACACACCAATTGCAGTTATGATTTTCCAGAGAGTGATTCAGAAGATGAATACGATAGCTGTTTAGTGTGTGGACAACACGACCATCCTCTGGAGACTTTGCTTTGCGACAACTGTGACAATCCGTATCATATGAAATGTTTGAATCCACCTTTGGAGCTGGTCCCTGCCACTAGCTGGTATTGTGACAAATGTTTGATAGGGACAGGAGAGTATGGATTTGATGAGGATGTTGATGTCAAGTATACAATTCCTGAGTTTTATAAAATGTGTCAGGATTTTGATGCCAAATTCATAAGAGATTATAGCCAGAACAAACCGTTATCTGTAGATGACATTGAAAGAAAGTTTTGGTCTTTTGTTGATGAGGAAAAATCTGACTTGGAGGTGAAATATGGTGCTGATATCCATAATTTGCGACCAGGTGAAATAAGTGGGTTTCCTATGGCTGACACCCCTTCGTTAGATACAAGTGACCCCACTATACAGTATTACATCAACCACCCATGGAACTTGAACAAATTGGCGTTTTCTAGCGGGTCTTTGcttaattttatcaattccTCCATATCTGGAATGACCATACCTTGGATTTATATTGGATCGTTGCTCTCCACATTCTGCTGGCATGTTGAGGACCACTACACCTTATCGGCCAATTACTGTCATTTTGGCGCCACCAAGAAATGGTATGGTATTCCTTCTCTGTTTGCTGATAAGTTTGAACAGTTAATGAGAGAGTCAGCCCCAGATTTGTTTAAGCGACAACCGGATTTGCTACATCAGTTGGTAACATTAATGTCGCCAATAAAGTTGGTAGAACATGGCATACCCTGTGTATACGCAGACCAAAATCCAAACGAGTTTGTGATAACATATCCCCGTGTGTATCATGCAGGTTTCAATTGTGGGTTTAATTTTAACGAAGCTGTGAATTTTGCCATCGACGAATGGTTGGAGTTTGGAGAAAAATCCGTTTATGATTACAGGCcaataaagaaagagaatGTGTTTAATCATTACCAGTTGTTAGAGAATATCCTAAGTCGATTCAATGAAAAACACGATGTGAGCATAGACTTGGTAAAGCGGAGTTTGCAGAGTTTTGAAAAGTTTGTTTCCCGGTTAGAAGAGTTGCTGGTACATTTGAAAGACAAGGCAACTGTTGAATACAAATCATCTGTTGGCGATAACGAAGAAGACGATCTTTGCGACTCATGCAAAACGCACATCGGCTTTCAATACTTTGTACTTGAACCAGAATACTCAAAACAGTTGTTGACACCCGATGCTTCTCCTCAAGAGGTTGAATCAAAGCTGGATAATGCTGAAGAAGCTAGTAAGGTTGCTAATTCGCAAGCATCTCATGACCTCGCACGACTCAACGAACCGAAAGCGATGGTAGACCAGTTCAATAGCCTAATTGAGAAAGCCAAAAAAGATGTCAGTAAGGACGAGTCTAGTAAAGTAAGAAGATCGAAACGTATTCTTAGTTTAAAGGAAAAAGAGGCTCTACAACAACCTACCAAACGAACCAAAAAGAATACCAAGAAAGTGCGTTCAAAACCACCAATAAACGAACCAAAACTATGCACAGAATGTGTTTGCGCTATGAAAAGTAAGCTGATACACGGTACGCTAGTACTCCGCAAACTGCTTTCTACTTTAAAGGAGTTGATCGAAGAAACGAAAATGAATCTTGTATGAATTTGTAgtattatataatatatagaTTTACTACACGACATTATCATTCATAAAGAATAATGTCTTGGGACAGTGACATAAATGAAGCAAACgagaaacaacaaaaaaaaaaatcggTCTCCATACCtaaatattttcttcacTTTTATTGGTCAGTTCTGGCTTT is a window from the Candida dubliniensis CD36 chromosome 4, complete sequence genome containing:
- a CDS encoding ATP-dependent RNA helicase, putative (Similar to S. cerevisiae SUB2;~spliced gene), whose amino-acid sequence is MSHEGQEELLDYSDSEEIAVSTTTQASGEGQSNDKESDKKGSYVGIHATGFRDFLLKPELLRAIGDCGFEHPSEVQQVCIPQSILGTDVLCQAKSGLGKTAVFVLSTLQQLDPVPGEISTLVICHTRELAYQIRNEYARFSKYMPDVKTDVFYGGTPIKRDIEKLKNKDTCPHIVVATPGRLHALVEEKAIRLNNVKSFVIDECDKVLESIDMRRDVQDIFRATPHQKQVMMFSATLSQDIRPVCKKFMQNPLEIYVDDEAKLTLHGLQQYYIKLDEKEKNRKLSDLLDSLEFNQVIIFVKSTRRANELNKLLCACNFPSIAVHSGLPQEERIERYRSFKEFNKRICVSTDVFGRGIDIERINLAINYDLPNEADQYLHRVGRAGRFGTKGLAVSFVSSKEDEEVLEKIQSRFDVKITEFPEEGVDPSTYMNT
- a CDS encoding mRNA export receptor, putative (Similar to S. pombe Nxt1); this encodes MFRIGTRVPRILPYRQFTTTPTLRFFDKGPTAEEQAQALAKVSKVVAENPELYKLMVEFKQLLEKKGFETGAKPSMTQMFKLLADKDIREQGAKFKHFLETTDTGLTQNEIATVSGAFLFKNKDIK
- a CDS encoding delta 1-pyrroline-5-carboxylate reductase, putative (Similar to S. cerevisiae PRO3); the protein is MKDYTITVLGCGVMGTAVTSAILKSKFDPYPKKIIACTIPSQEQSLKETFANQPLVHVSAGVENNNKAVTEADVIILGCKPYMYESIYEEVKQSLTGKQLLISLLAGTTIKELSIFTPYVAKVMTNTPARFGCGTAAIAFAPEVSEESQELVMKLIDTVGMTVKIPEKNMDIATSLIGSGPAFCLLMMESMIDGAVRMGMPYDVASVAAAKVMEGTARMVLETGEHPAALKSKVCTPGGTTIGGLLTMEDRGLRSAIARGVEEAANISASFAKK
- a CDS encoding JmjC domain-containing histone demethylase, putative (Similar to S. cerevisiae JHD2); its protein translation is MSFDKSLLTPCPVLTPTDKEFRDPVGYLSSEKVSKLGATHGILKIIPPPNWKPSFHINPDFKFHVRKQVLSDLGITTRSRDFFRENINRFLKMRRKRQLKLYFEVHGTKVYYYDLYREVENLGGTMDQDKWQKLGVWFGVEASALEREYDSTIKYYATYLHTNCSYDFPESDSEDEYDSCLVCGQHDHPSETLLCDNCDNPYHMKCLNPPLESVPATSWYCDKCLIGTGEYGFDEDVDVKYTIPEFYKMCQDFDAKFIRDYSQNKPLSVDDIERKFWSFVDEEKSDLEVKYGADIHNLRPGEISGFPMADTPSLDTSDPTIQYYINHPWNLNKLAFSSGSLLNFINSSISGMTIPWIYIGSLLSTFCWHVEDHYTLSANYCHFGATKKWYGIPSSFADKFEQLMRESAPDLFKRQPDLLHQLVTLMSPIKLVEHGIPCVYADQNPNEFVITYPRVYHAGFNCGFNFNEAVNFAIDEWLEFGEKSVYDYRPIKKENVFNHYQLLENILSRFNEKHDVSIDLVKRSLQSFEKFVSRLEELSVHLKDKATVEYKSSVGDNEEDDLCDSCKTHIGFQYFVLEPEYSKQLLTPDASPQEVESKSDNAEEASKVANSQASHDLARLNEPKAMVDQFNSLIEKAKKDVSKDESSKVRRSKRILSLKEKEALQQPTKRTKKNTKKVRSKPPINEPKLCTECVCAMKSKSIHGTLVLRKSLSTLKELIEETKMNLV